The DNA segment gaaaaaaaaagtgttgttgGGTTTCAAGGAATTGAAAAGCTTCTTTCTGATAACCTGCAGCAAGGGAGAAGGCCATGGTTGTCAATTTGGAGTTTATAAGAGCCATAATTACAGCTGAAGAGGTTTTGTTGCTTGATCCTCTACGTCAAGAGGTTCTTCTGTTTGTGGATCAACTGAGGCAACAACTTCCTCataaaagtctttcaaaagttgATGGCACTAACGCTGAACAAGACAATGAAGGACACTTTCCAAATTCTGGACGCTGGTTACCTGTTCCAGAAGCTGTTGAAGGTCTGCAGGCTGAGCTACCATTTGAGTTTCAGGTGCTTGAGATTGCATTGGAGGTTGTTTGCACATTCTTAGACTCTAGTGTAGCAGATCTGGAAAGAGATGCTTACCCAGTTCTGGATGAACTGGCAATGAATGTTAGCACAAAGAATCTTGAGCAAGTGAGAAGTTTGAAAAGCAATCTTACCCGATTACTTGCCAGAGTGCAGAAGGTATTCCGATCTGTTTTTATTTTCCTGTTGCTACTGTTTCCGACTTTGAATAACACCCTTCTGTGCAAGGCAGATGATGAATAGATTTCAGTGCTAAGGGGTTCATTGTTGGCTTCTGGAAATTTGATGACCACGAAGAGAACATATTTAACTACTGGACATGTTATCAGTATCTTGAATGTGAACTTACTACAAAAcacttcatactcattttgttaTGGCTTATTGGACAAACTACTATTGGAACTAATTTTGTATAGTTTAAACTTCATTAGCAAACCATATTTGCTTTTTGTTTGATCGGTCAAACCATATTCATTTTTAATAGCCCTTGTGGCTCACTTTAAGTTGATCTCCCTGATGCTGCCACTTAGGTGATGGAGTTAATTTATAGTGCATTTTATTTGCCTTATGCTGGACCAGATTTTTGTGTGTACTCAGGAAAGTGCTGGCTATTGTAATGGTATACTAGACCTATGCAAAACATCTGTGTTTTGGGGTTTCTGATTTCCCATTATTACTTAGGCAGGCATAGTGATCGTTGTATACTTCTTTCCGTATCGTACTGATATGAGGAGATTCAATGTGCCTTTTCTACTTTAATACTCTTGCGTTTGATTCGGATTTAATATTCAAATGAGCTACATTGAGGAACTTAGTTGTAGTATTCTCTTCCATGACACTTGTTGGTGCTCTGATTATTCTGTGTTattcggaaacaacctctctacttctttggaggtagcggtatggactgcgtacattctaccctccccagacctcactttgtgggaatactctcactttgtgggaatacactgggtttgttgttgtatgcTTACAGTGGTAAAATTTTGTTATGATAGGTTAGAGATGAAATAGAACACCTTTTAGATGACAATGAAGACATGGCACAGTTGTACTTGACTAGGAAATGGATTCAGAATCAGCAAACCGAGACTCTTTTGGGAACTAGTGTTTCAAATAGCCTTGTTTCTGCTGCACCAAATCTTCGTAGACTTAATTCAGTCAGAAGCAGAAGTGGAAGTTTGGTGAGCAACCATTTTAATTACTATGATGTGGAGGATCTGGAGATGTTGCTTGAGGCCTACTTCATGCAGTTGGAAGGCACTCGCAACAAGATATTATCTGTAAGTATATTCTTCTTAGAAAGACCGAATAATTAGACATTTTATGTTGGTAATGACAGAGACTTGTCACTCCTCTTTCCTGATAGCAGTGTTGACAGTTGTCTTCCTTTCATTTTCCGTTTTAGTAATGAATCATAAATTCACAATCTAGGATGGTTATACCTTGAAATTAAATGATTCTATTTTTTTACAATCTGCGAAGTTACACATGTAAGAGAAAAATGAAGTAATGCATTCGTACTTCTAGAAAAACTCAATTTTGCCACTTCGATTCCTTAATGATATAGATCTTGATTTAAGTATCCTTATGTTAAATGATGCTGTGTACCCTTAATGCCTCACTCTTTATAAAGAAAACGAGGAAAAAAAAAGAGCTGGATTCTCCTTGCTTCTCGGTCATAAGCTAAGTCTTCCACAATACCCAATCCCTTTGCAACCTATTCTGGTAACAGA comes from the Capsicum annuum cultivar UCD-10X-F1 unplaced genomic scaffold, UCD10Xv1.1 ctg3236, whole genome shotgun sequence genome and includes:
- the LOC107839906 gene encoding magnesium transporter MRS2-4, with amino-acid sequence MGKGEFSIRRRKKGKLSLPVPVPAVGNGEPLTPAKATKKKVGGARLWMRFDRGGQSELNEWDKNAIIKRAAIPARDLRILGPIFSHSSSILAREKAMVVNLEFIRAIITAEEVLLLDPLRQEVLLFVDQLRQQLPHKSLSKVDGTNAEQDNEGHFPNSGRWLPVPEAVEGLQAELPFEFQVLEIALEVVCTFLDSSVADLERDAYPVLDELAMNVSTKNLEQVRSLKSNLTRLLARVQKVRDEIEHLLDDNEDMAQLYLTRKWIQNQQTETLLGTSVSNSLVSAAPNLRRLNSVRSRSGSLVSNHFNYYDVEDLEMLLEAYFMQLEGTRNKILSVREYIDDTEDYVNIQLDNQRNELIQLQLTLTIASFAVAVETLVAGWFGMNIPCTLNHKHGVFWPFVLCLTVGCIMLFLVILGYARWKKLLGS